One part of the Streptomyces nigra genome encodes these proteins:
- a CDS encoding wax ester/triacylglycerol synthase family O-acyltransferase, with protein MTSDLLAPLDLAFWNIESAEHPMHLGALGVFAAHTPTAGAHAADLLAARAAAVPGLRMRIRDAWRPSGLLRAPFSFGGATREPAPDFDPLDHVRLHAPTADFQAAAGRLMERPLERGRPPWEAHVLPGEDGVSFAVLFKFHHALADGLRALTLAAAVLDPMDLPARRPRPEEPARSRVPDVRRLPDLVRGAVSDVGRALDIGASVAVSTLATRSSAALTAEPSGTRRTAGVVLDIDDVHLVRKAVGGTVNDVLIAVVAGALRRWLDERGDGSEGVAPRALIPVSRRRPRTAHPQGNRLSGYLMPLPVDEPDPLRRLATVRTAMDRNKDAGPHRGAGAVALLADHVPALGHRFGGPLVAQAARLWFDILVTSVPLPGIPLKLGGHAVTEVYPFAPLARGQSLAVAISTYRGGVHFGLVADAQAVPDLDVLARAVSEEVAGLIAVCDP; from the coding sequence TTGACTTCCGACCTGCTCGCACCTCTCGACCTGGCGTTCTGGAACATCGAGTCCGCCGAACACCCCATGCACCTGGGGGCGCTCGGTGTGTTCGCGGCGCACACGCCGACCGCGGGCGCCCACGCGGCCGACCTGCTCGCCGCCCGGGCCGCCGCCGTGCCGGGGCTGCGCATGCGCATCCGTGACGCCTGGCGGCCGAGCGGGCTGCTGCGGGCGCCGTTCTCCTTCGGCGGCGCCACCCGCGAGCCCGCGCCCGACTTCGACCCGCTCGACCACGTCCGGCTGCACGCCCCGACCGCCGACTTCCAGGCGGCGGCCGGACGGCTGATGGAGCGCCCCCTGGAGCGCGGCCGGCCCCCGTGGGAGGCGCATGTGCTGCCCGGCGAGGACGGGGTGTCGTTCGCCGTGCTGTTCAAGTTCCACCACGCCCTCGCCGACGGGCTGCGGGCGCTGACGCTCGCCGCCGCCGTCCTCGACCCGATGGACCTGCCCGCCCGCCGGCCCCGCCCCGAGGAGCCCGCGCGCAGCCGCGTGCCCGATGTGCGCAGGCTGCCCGACCTGGTGCGCGGCGCCGTGTCCGACGTGGGCCGGGCCCTGGACATCGGGGCGTCCGTCGCCGTGTCCACCCTCGCCACCCGTTCCTCGGCCGCGCTCACCGCCGAGCCGAGCGGCACCCGCCGTACCGCCGGGGTCGTGCTCGACATCGACGACGTGCACCTCGTCCGCAAGGCGGTCGGCGGTACCGTCAACGACGTCCTGATCGCGGTCGTCGCCGGAGCGCTGCGCCGCTGGCTCGACGAGCGCGGCGACGGCAGCGAGGGCGTCGCACCCCGCGCCCTGATCCCGGTCTCCCGGCGCCGCCCGCGCACCGCGCACCCGCAGGGCAACCGGCTCTCCGGCTATCTGATGCCGCTCCCCGTGGACGAGCCCGACCCGCTGCGCCGCCTCGCGACGGTCCGTACCGCGATGGACCGCAACAAGGACGCGGGCCCCCACCGGGGAGCGGGCGCCGTCGCCCTGCTCGCCGACCATGTGCCGGCGCTCGGGCACCGCTTCGGCGGGCCGCTGGTCGCCCAGGCCGCCCGGCTCTGGTTCGACATCCTCGTCACCAGCGTCCCGCTGCCCGGCATCCCGCTGAAGCTCGGCGGCCACGCCGTGACCGAGGTCTACCCCTTCGCCCCGCTGGCCCGCGGCCAGTCCCTGGCCGTCGCGATCTCGACGTAC